In a genomic window of Gigantopelta aegis isolate Gae_Host chromosome 9, Gae_host_genome, whole genome shotgun sequence:
- the LOC121381220 gene encoding glucose-6-phosphate exchanger SLC37A4-like, with protein sequence MVTVVQQVTTFATLYIGYMLYVFVRKSFSFATPAVLQHEEMEKNHLGLIVSSQMVGYTISKLIGGVLVDMYSPKLVFSVGLFFTGLTAIIFTVFDSVLMFTVFWFLNGFVQGPGWPACAVLIKRLFSPSHFGTWWSILSTSMNVAGSVGPLVSAGLITLYGWRTGIVAGGLLAISLSGISVFTMRESTTDPVKPVHKKDAAKSKSSSLKLRLPELLGRPIYLAVCINYFVVSLIRGGCNDWGQLYLIQEKGQPVIIGSAFTSSQEVGGIVGSILAGYVSDYLISKKGWKYNPRLKVVLWFTWVVAVCLYLLLYYVTSDSRKIWISFLGFGIGFGLYGAIAMFGVTAMEMAPDQMEGTAHSIAALAANIGLVLSGLPLSFIAKFYNWHTTFIILGYLSMASAMIAYFSQWPTLPTEEDEKKKK encoded by the exons ATGGTGACTGTTGTACAACAGGTTACCACATTTGCTACTCTCTATATTGGCTATATGCTTTATGTGTTCGTACGCAAGTCCTTCTCCTTTGCCACACCAGCTGTTTTACAACATgaagaaatggaaaaaaatcACTTAG gTTTAATTGTGAGCAGTCAGATGGTTGGGTACACAATCAGCAAGTTGATTGGTGGGGTCCTTGTTGACATGTATAGTCCTAAGCTGGTCTTTTCCGTTGGTTTGTTCTTTACAGGACTCACAGCTATAATCTTTACAG TATTCGACTCGGTACTGATGTTCACTGTGTTCTGGTTCCTCAATGGATTTGTTCAGGGCCCAGGCTGGCCAGCATGTGCCGTTCTCATCAAGAGG ctGTTTTCTCCGAGCCACTTCGGAACATGGTGGAGTATTTTATCAACGTCGATGAATGTAGCTGGATCTGTTGGCCCCTTGGTCTCTGCTGGATTGATTACCTTGTATGGTTGGAGGACTGGTATTGTTGCAGGAG GATTGTTGGCAATCTCATTATCTGGGATCTCAGTGTTCACAATGAGGGAATCTACAACAGACCCAGTGAAGCCTGTTCATAAAAAGGATGCGGCCAAATCAAAAT CATCAAGTCTGAAGTTAAGACTTCCAGAGCTGCTGGGCAGACCTATTTATTTAGCTGTGTGCATCAATTACTTTGTTGTGTCGTTGATACGTGGTGGATGCAATGACTGGGGCCAGTTGTATCTCATTCAGGAGAAAGGACAACCAGTCATCATTG GAAGTGCATTTACAAGTAGTCAGGAAGTTGGTGGAATTGTAGGAAGTATTCTCGCAGGATATGTGTCAGATTATTTGATATCCAAA aaAGGTTGGAAGTATAATCCACGACTAAAAGTTGTTCTTTGGTTTACATGGGTTGTTGCTGTCTGCCTTTATCTTCTCTTATATTATGTGACATCAGACTCCAGAAAG ATCTGGATCAGTTTCTTGGGATTTGGGATTGGTTTTGGTCTGTACGGAGCTATCGCCATGTTTGGTGTGACAGCCATGGAGATGGCACCTGATCAGATGGAGGGGACTGCTCATTCTATTGCAGCTTTAGCCGCAAACA ttggtTTGGTGTTATCAGGACTGCCTCTGAGTTTCATTGCCAAGTTCTACAACTGGCACACCACATTTATAATTTTAGGTTATCTGTCCATGGCTTCGGCCATGATTGCCTACTTTTCACAGTGGCCAACATTACCCACAGAGGAAgatgagaaaaagaaaaagtaa